The genomic segment AGCTCGGTGTCCCGCATCGCCGTCCGGCGGAAGTGGGAGAACGCGGGGAACATCCGCAGCGATTCCTCGACCGCGCTGGGGATCAACGAAGGATCGTCGAGCAGCAACTGCCGTTGATCGGGGTGCTCGATCAACGCGCGCATCGCGCTGCAGTACGTGGCCTTCGTGCTGTCGTTGCCGGCCGCGACGAGGAGGAAGAACCCCATCACGATCTCATGATCCTCGAGTCGTTCGCCGTCGACCTCGGCATGGACGAGAACACTCGTCAGGTCGTCGGTCGGGCGCTCTCTGCGCTCGGCGATGAGCCTCGAGCAGCGCTCGAAGACCTCGGGGACGTCGCGACCCATGACCGTGTCGAAGCCCTCAGGGTTGAGGTCGGGGTCCCCCGTCCCGAGGATCGTGTTCATCAGGTGCGCCCAGATGGCGTCGTCCTCCGGCGCGATGCCCATGAACCTGCCGATGACACGCGAGACGACCGGCTGCGCCACGTCACTGACGAGGTCGCAGGCGTCACGGTCTTCGAGTCGGTCCAGCACGTTCGTGACGATGGCCCGGATCTCTTCCTCGTGCTCGGCGATGCGCTTTGGCGTGAACCCGCGCTGAAACAGCGCTTTCAGGCGATCGTGCTTGGGCGGGTCCATGGCGATGAACATCGACCGCATCAGCTCGAGCGGCAGGACGGAGTCGGTGATGAGAGCGACGCCGCCCTCTTCGGAGGAGTACGTCGACCAGTCGCGGCTGACCTCGTGAATGTCCTCAGCCGTCGTCACCGACCAGAACCCGTCCTCGTGGGGGAACTGCGTGATGCTCGGCGTCCAGTGGACCGGACACTGCGCTCGCAGCTGCCGAAAGAGCTCCTGCGGGGGGCCTTCCCGCCACAGCGCCTGATCTGCGACCAGCACCTCATCAAGTCTGGGGTCTTCAGCGGGCACACAGGCCTCCTGCCGCGTCATCGTCATAGGACGTCGCCAAACGTACCGTATGGCGAACTCTGCCGCACCGGCGCCTCTCACGACCGGCAGGCACGAACGAACGCGGACTGAGGGATTCCCGCGCTCAGCCGGCAGTGGTGACCGAAGCGAGCCACTGCTGGAACGCCGCGATGGCACTGGCAAGCTGCGGCGTGTCACCGTGGGTGAGCCACTCGAGCGTGAGCCCGTTGATGCCCGCGATGACGAGGACCACGAGCATCTCCTCGTCCATCCGCAGCTCGCGGCCCTGCTGGCGCGCGCGGCCGGCCAGGAGCCCTATGAGGTCGCGGTAGCCGTCGCTGACGTACGCGATGGTCCCACGCAGACGCGGATCGGTGACCGACTCGGCGACAAGCCGAAGTACGCGGTGAGCAGCGCACGGTCGGAGGTCACGCCGGTCCAGAATCGATCGAAACCCACGGCGACGATGTCGGGCGGCTCTTCGAGATCGCGCACGGCTGCGGCAACCTGCTCGAGGAGCGCGTCCCCGACCCGCCGGACGACTGCATCGAAGAGCTGTTCTCGACTCCCGAAGTAGTAGTGCACCATCCGTTTCTGCACGCCCGCCTCGTCAACGATGCGTTGCACCGACGTTGCCGCGTAGCCGTCACGAGCGAGGCGGCGCACCGTGGCCTTCATCATCGACTCATCGCGGAGGGTGAGCCGCAACCGCCGGTGAAGGGGAGGGCGGTCGCGGCCACCCAGCTTCTGGAGAGCACCCAGGG from the Thermoleophilia bacterium SCSIO 60948 genome contains:
- a CDS encoding cytochrome P450, whose protein sequence is MTRQEACVPAEDPRLDEVLVADQALWREGPPQELFRQLRAQCPVHWTPSITQFPHEDGFWSVTTAEDIHEVSRDWSTYSSEEGGVALITDSVLPLELMRSMFIAMDPPKHDRLKALFQRGFTPKRIAEHEEEIRAIVTNVLDRLEDRDACDLVSDVAQPVVSRVIGRFMGIAPEDDAIWAHLMNTILGTGDPDLNPEGFDTVMGRDVPEVFERCSRLIAERRERPTDDLTSVLVHAEVDGERLEDHEIVMGFFLLVAAGNDSTKATYCSAMRALIEHPDQRQLLLDDPSLIPSAVEESLRMFPAFSHFRRTAMRDTELNGCPIAKGDKVVMWYVSSNRDETRYDDPDRFDVTRNPEHQAFGAGGRHFCLGTALARLELRILIEETLARFPVMTLAGEPRYAESQFINQLKTLPVRLRS
- a CDS encoding helix-turn-helix transcriptional regulator, with product MKATVRRLARDGYAATSVQRIVDEAGVQKRMVHYYFGSREQLFDAVVRRVGDALLEQVAAAVRDLEEPPDIVAVGFDRFWTGVTSDRALLTAYFGLSPSRSPIRVCVGPSRTSATATATS